From one Vanessa tameamea isolate UH-Manoa-2023 chromosome 9, ilVanTame1 primary haplotype, whole genome shotgun sequence genomic stretch:
- the LOC113394185 gene encoding caskin-1 isoform X4, giving the protein MVLLNSNMKINVGGMSRGGSGAGKTATAKRVPPPAVPGDAFGTPQHRHSGSSFGSQGYASCEEQAYPQPPDTPSHTRDDHSDYGSTVSGVSGVSGASGSLGKSPAGGGTFTFPPPTQPLTHKAAVYYHHQLALSDDQGIDMTQSPGRDSPGSSSGSAGSGSRHSSASLDSGRASGRMPHHHHAACHCGDTVDRVRAMIAQGLPDQDIIHAWLADLQMEEYARLFIEAGYDLPTVTRMTPEDLTAVGIKKPNHRKRLKAELANLNVPDNLPDYIPGSLEEWLRLLRLEEYGPALVAQGYRTVHDVTQLAWEDLEDMGIVRLGHQKKILLAIKRVKDIRAGKRSISSQGSIDFTRISGQKDLYPREHYQPWERHARSYHKPPDLKFDALPTPLCGTDLVPIQIRHPRGKSLESLEDPSERASHTTFSPEAGFYYGGQWRRSYDDGDITPTNDSSYEGGGTLPRPRGLVRPRPVAKIQATPAYRDKSPDYTYDEIAYSARLQRVAYGASPHVARKPPPEPPKRQSSQYAPFTRFGQTTVEIHPEKSLPLSLPAYPSSDSLSVSLDSTGLLPPPPAPSSPPRRYDDDKLRTGSDASFKSSSSTESDSIPFANENAGTIKQNRGQIAGRPHTVDYGRAGIPLANLPRNPDKPNPLPEHKEENKSSEPVDVLNDIGNMLANLTDELDAMLEEEKRQGLADS; this is encoded by the exons TGGGCGGCATGTCCCGCGGTGGTAGCGGCGCCGGTAAGACGGCGACTGCGAAACGCGTGCCGCCGCCGGCTGTGCCAGGAGACGCGTTCGGCACACCACAGCACAGACACTCTGGATCTAGTTTTGGTTCGCAAGGTTACGCTTCCTGCGAGGAACAGGCGTATCCACAGCCGCCTGATACACCTTCACACACCAGAG ATGATCATTCAGACTATGGCAGCACAGTGTCAGGCGTGTCAGGAGTGTCGGGAGCAAGTGGAAGCTTGGGCAAGAGTCCAGCAGGTGGAGGAACCTTTACCTTCCCACCACCCACACAACCTCTCACACACAAAGCAGCTGTTTACTATCACCACCAGCTAGCGCTAAGCGATGATCAGGGAATAGATATGACACAG AGTCCCGGCCGGGACAGTCCAGGCTCATCGTCAGGATCAGCGGGATCAGGATCTAGGCACTCTTCAGCGTCATTAGACAGCGGGAGAGCATCGGGTCGCATGCCACATCATCACCACGCCGCTTGTCACTGTGGAGACACCGTAGACAGAGTTCGTGCTATGATCGCACAGGGACTACCT GACCAAGATATAATACACGCTTGGCTAGCCGACTTACAAATGGAGGAATACGCTAGACTCTTCATAGAAGCAGGCTACGATCTTCCAACTGTTACAAGAATGACACCTGAAGATCTAACGGCAGTTGGCATCAAGAAACCAAATCATCGCAAGAGATTAAAGGCTGAACTCGCTAATTTAAATGTACCGGACAATTTACCAGACTACATTCCG GGTTCGCTAGAAGAATGGCTTCGTCTGCTCAGGTTGGAAGAATACGGTCCCGCCCTCGTGGCTCAAGGTTACCGAACAGTCCACGACGTTACGCAATTAGCTTGGGAg GATTTAGAGGATATGGGTATAGTTCGCCTCGGTCACCAGAAAAAGATCCTGCTGGCTATAAAAAGAGTGAAGGATATAAGAGCTGGAAAAAGGAGTATAAGTAGCCAGGGATCGATCGACTTCACTCGAATATCGGGACAG AAGGATTTATATCCGAGGGAGCATTACCAGCCCTGGGAGAGACACGCGAGGAGTTACCATAAACCTCCCGATCTAAAGTTTGACGCCCTACCAACGCCCCTATGTGGCACAGACTTGGTCCCCATCCAG ATACGTCATCCGCGTGGTAAATCACTTGAGAGTCTGGAGGACCCTTCAGAGAGAGCATCGCATACCACATTTTCGCCAGAAGCTGGATTTTACTACGGAGGTCAATGGCGGCGTTCCTACGACGACGGAGATATAACTCCAACAAATGACAGCTCCTACGAAGGCGGTGGTACGCTACCTCGTCCTAGAGGGTTAGTAAGACCACGACCGGTAGCGAAAATCCAAGCGACACCGGCGTACAGGGATAAATCTCCAGACTACACGTACGACGAGATCGCGTACTCGGCGAGACTGCAACGCGTCGCGTACGGAGCGAGCCCCCACGTCGCCAGGAAACCACCGCCGGAGCCCCCGAAGAGACAGAGCTCACAGTACGCTCCGTTTACTCGATTCGGGCAGACCACAGTCGAGATACATCCGGAAAAGAGTCTGCCCCTCAGCCTGCCGGCGTACCCGAGCTCGGACTCGCTGAGCGTGTCGCTGGACAGCACGGGGCTGctgccgccgccgcccgcgccctcCTCGCCGCCGCGCCGCTACGACGACGACAAGCTGCGCACGGGCTCCGACGCCAGCTTCAAG TCAAGTTCGAGTACAGAATCGGATAGCATTCCATTCGCAAATGAAAATGCAGGAACTATAAAACAGAATCGGGGCCAGATAGCGGGACGTCCTCACACCGTCGACTACGGCCGGGCGGGGATCCCCCTCGCCAACCTGCCGAGGAATCCGGACAAGCCCAACCCCCTTCCCGAGCACAAGGAAGAGAACAAAAGTTCGGAACCCGTAGACGTCCTCAACGACATCGGCAACATGCTCGCTAACCTCACGGACGAGTTGGACGCTATGTTAGAAGAAGAGAAACGTCAAGGCTTGGCCGATTCCTAA
- the LOC113394185 gene encoding caskin-1 isoform X6 yields the protein MRKINVGGMSRGGSGAGKTATAKRVPPPAVPGDAFGTPQHRHSGSSFGSQGYASCEEQAYPQPPDTPSHTRDDHSDYGSTVSGVSGVSGASGSLGKSPAGGGTFTFPPPTQPLTHKAAVYYHHQLALSDDQGIDMTQSPGRDSPGSSSGSAGSGSRHSSASLDSGRASGRMPHHHHAACHCGDTVDRVRAMIAQGLPDQDIIHAWLADLQMEEYARLFIEAGYDLPTVTRMTPEDLTAVGIKKPNHRKRLKAELANLNVPDNLPDYIPGSLEEWLRLLRLEEYGPALVAQGYRTVHDVTQLAWEDLEDMGIVRLGHQKKILLAIKRVKDIRAGKRSISSQGSIDFTRISGQKDLYPREHYQPWERHARSYHKPPDLKFDALPTPLCGTDLVPIQIRHPRGKSLESLEDPSERASHTTFSPEAGFYYGGQWRRSYDDGDITPTNDSSYEGGGTLPRPRGLVRPRPVAKIQATPAYRDKSPDYTYDEIAYSARLQRVAYGASPHVARKPPPEPPKRQSSQYAPFTRFGQTTVEIHPEKSLPLSLPAYPSSDSLSVSLDSTGLLPPPPAPSSPPRRYDDDKLRTGSDASFKSSSSTESDSIPFANENAGTIKQNRGQIAGRPHTVDYGRAGIPLANLPRNPDKPNPLPEHKEENKSSEPVDVLNDIGNMLANLTDELDAMLEEEKRQGLADS from the exons TGGGCGGCATGTCCCGCGGTGGTAGCGGCGCCGGTAAGACGGCGACTGCGAAACGCGTGCCGCCGCCGGCTGTGCCAGGAGACGCGTTCGGCACACCACAGCACAGACACTCTGGATCTAGTTTTGGTTCGCAAGGTTACGCTTCCTGCGAGGAACAGGCGTATCCACAGCCGCCTGATACACCTTCACACACCAGAG ATGATCATTCAGACTATGGCAGCACAGTGTCAGGCGTGTCAGGAGTGTCGGGAGCAAGTGGAAGCTTGGGCAAGAGTCCAGCAGGTGGAGGAACCTTTACCTTCCCACCACCCACACAACCTCTCACACACAAAGCAGCTGTTTACTATCACCACCAGCTAGCGCTAAGCGATGATCAGGGAATAGATATGACACAG AGTCCCGGCCGGGACAGTCCAGGCTCATCGTCAGGATCAGCGGGATCAGGATCTAGGCACTCTTCAGCGTCATTAGACAGCGGGAGAGCATCGGGTCGCATGCCACATCATCACCACGCCGCTTGTCACTGTGGAGACACCGTAGACAGAGTTCGTGCTATGATCGCACAGGGACTACCT GACCAAGATATAATACACGCTTGGCTAGCCGACTTACAAATGGAGGAATACGCTAGACTCTTCATAGAAGCAGGCTACGATCTTCCAACTGTTACAAGAATGACACCTGAAGATCTAACGGCAGTTGGCATCAAGAAACCAAATCATCGCAAGAGATTAAAGGCTGAACTCGCTAATTTAAATGTACCGGACAATTTACCAGACTACATTCCG GGTTCGCTAGAAGAATGGCTTCGTCTGCTCAGGTTGGAAGAATACGGTCCCGCCCTCGTGGCTCAAGGTTACCGAACAGTCCACGACGTTACGCAATTAGCTTGGGAg GATTTAGAGGATATGGGTATAGTTCGCCTCGGTCACCAGAAAAAGATCCTGCTGGCTATAAAAAGAGTGAAGGATATAAGAGCTGGAAAAAGGAGTATAAGTAGCCAGGGATCGATCGACTTCACTCGAATATCGGGACAG AAGGATTTATATCCGAGGGAGCATTACCAGCCCTGGGAGAGACACGCGAGGAGTTACCATAAACCTCCCGATCTAAAGTTTGACGCCCTACCAACGCCCCTATGTGGCACAGACTTGGTCCCCATCCAG ATACGTCATCCGCGTGGTAAATCACTTGAGAGTCTGGAGGACCCTTCAGAGAGAGCATCGCATACCACATTTTCGCCAGAAGCTGGATTTTACTACGGAGGTCAATGGCGGCGTTCCTACGACGACGGAGATATAACTCCAACAAATGACAGCTCCTACGAAGGCGGTGGTACGCTACCTCGTCCTAGAGGGTTAGTAAGACCACGACCGGTAGCGAAAATCCAAGCGACACCGGCGTACAGGGATAAATCTCCAGACTACACGTACGACGAGATCGCGTACTCGGCGAGACTGCAACGCGTCGCGTACGGAGCGAGCCCCCACGTCGCCAGGAAACCACCGCCGGAGCCCCCGAAGAGACAGAGCTCACAGTACGCTCCGTTTACTCGATTCGGGCAGACCACAGTCGAGATACATCCGGAAAAGAGTCTGCCCCTCAGCCTGCCGGCGTACCCGAGCTCGGACTCGCTGAGCGTGTCGCTGGACAGCACGGGGCTGctgccgccgccgcccgcgccctcCTCGCCGCCGCGCCGCTACGACGACGACAAGCTGCGCACGGGCTCCGACGCCAGCTTCAAG TCAAGTTCGAGTACAGAATCGGATAGCATTCCATTCGCAAATGAAAATGCAGGAACTATAAAACAGAATCGGGGCCAGATAGCGGGACGTCCTCACACCGTCGACTACGGCCGGGCGGGGATCCCCCTCGCCAACCTGCCGAGGAATCCGGACAAGCCCAACCCCCTTCCCGAGCACAAGGAAGAGAACAAAAGTTCGGAACCCGTAGACGTCCTCAACGACATCGGCAACATGCTCGCTAACCTCACGGACGAGTTGGACGCTATGTTAGAAGAAGAGAAACGTCAAGGCTTGGCCGATTCCTAA
- the LOC113394182 gene encoding histone acetyltransferase KAT8, which translates to MAKGDKELEKPIVNNELPNPECRSTDNEDSESTQDQPLDIGEHYLVRRSDESWHPAEIIQTRYNASESCYEYYVHYVGYDRRLDEWVSRHRVMSDRFDVCENSNNNINSDHLLTDKSGRKITRNQKRKHDEINHVQKSYAEMDPTTAALEKEHEAITKVKYIDRIQIGKYEIDTWYFSPYPDEYGKQSKLWICEYCLKYMRMEKTYRYHLSECTARQPQGGEIYRKGTIAIFEADGKEHKTYCQNLCLLAKLFLDHKTLYFDIEQFLFYILCEVDKHGAHLVGYFSKEKDSPEGNNVACILTLPPYQRQGYGKLLIAFSYELSRLEQVVGSPEKPLSDLGKLSYRSYWSYVLLEVLSASRGTLSIKDLSQMTGISQTDIISTLQSMNMVKYWKGQHVICVTPKIVAEQLASSHFKKPRLSVDPSALRWTPPNKQGHSAKAKK; encoded by the coding sequence atggcTAAAGGTGATAAAGAGTTAGAAAAACCAATTGTGAACAATGAGTTACCTAATCCTGAGTGTCGTAGTACCGATAATGAAGACTCGGAGTCTACACAGGATCAACCTTTGGATATCGGAGAGCATTATTTAGTGCGGCGTTCCGATGAGTCATGGCACCCGGCTGAGATTATACAGACGCGGTACAACGCTTCAGAATCTTGTTATGAATATTATGTTCATTATGTGGGCTACGATCGGCGACTCGATGAGTGGGTATCCCGCCATCGGGTTATGTCTGATAGATTTGACGTGTGTGAAAATTCTAATAACAACATAAACTCCGATCATTTACTCACCGACAAGTCCGGTCGAAAAATAACACGCAATCAGAAACGTAAACATGATGAGATTAATCATGTCCAAAAGTCCTACGCCGAAATGGATCCAACAACAGCGGCATTGGAAAAGGAACACGAAGCGATTACAAAAGTCAAATACATCGATAGGATACAGATCGGTAAATACGAAATAGACACTTGGTACTTCAGTCCTTACCCCGACGAGTATGGTAAACAATCCAAGTTATGGATATGCGAGTATTGTCTCAAATATATGCGAATGGAAAAAACATACAGATATCACTTAAGTGAATGTACTGCGAGGCAACCGCAAGGAGGCGAAATATATAGAAAAGGCACGATTGCTATATTTGAGGCCGACGGCAAGGAACACAAAACCTACTGTCAGAATCTGTGTTTATTGGCGAAACTGTTTCTTGACCATAAAACCCTTTATTTCGATATAGAACAGTTTTTGTTCTATATTCTATGTGAAGTTGACAAACATGGAGCACATCTTGTGGGCTATTTTTCTAAGGAAAAAGATTCACCAGAGGGCAACAATGTTGCTTGTATTTTAACACTTCCTCCCTACCAGAGGCAAGGGTATGGAAAATTGCTGATTGCATTTAGTTATGAACTTTCAAGGTTGGAGCAAGTTGTTGGTAGTCCAGAAAAACCTCTGTCAGACTTGGGTAAGCTCAGTTACAGATCATACTGGTCTTATGTACTTTTAGAGGTCCTAAGTGCGAGTCGTGGCACATTGAGCATCAAAGATCTAAGTCAGATGACTGGTATATCTCAGACGGATATTATATCAACCTTACAGTCAATGAATATGGTGAAATATTGGAAAGGGCAGCATGTTATCTGTGTGACACCTAAGATAGTTGCTGAACAATTGGCTAGTTCACATTTTAAGAAACCTCGTTTATCAGTTGACCCTTCAGCATTAAGATGGACACCTCCTAATAAGCAAGGGCACTCTGCAAAAGCTAAGAAATAG
- the LOC113394183 gene encoding synaptogyrin — MDTAGAYGGGKAGGAFDPQAFIQRPPVIVRAVCWLFSVIVMGCISAKGWYVSKADGYEYCVYNDDTNACNYGVGISVIAFVASIAFIAGEYLFEQMSSVKTRKHYVLADMGFSAFWAFLYFVGFCYLSNAWGKTETPPVGTANNMQGAIAFCFFSIFAWVACAFFAFQRFRMGADAAFAPAYEVEGAGSPGAFPAYPGAPDPQPAYSDPPFSQPHTGNVDYTAPTY, encoded by the exons ATGGATACGGCTGGAGCTTATGGTGGTGGAAAGGCTGGAGGAGCGTTTGATCCTCAAGCTTTTATCCAGCGGCCTCCTGTGATAGTCCGAGCAGTTTGTTGG CTCTTCAGCGTCATTGTAATGGGTTGCATATCGGCAAAGGGCTGGTATGTGAGCAAGGCTGACGGCTACGAGTACTGCGTGTACAATGACGATACGAACGCCTGTAACTACGGCGTCGGTATATCGGTTATAGCTTTCGTAGCGTCAATCGCCTTCATCGCCGGGGAGTATCTCTTCGAGCAGATGTCGTCTGTGAAGACTAGGAAGCATTACGTTTTAGCCGATATGGGATTCTCAG CATTCTGGGCGTTCCTGTACTTCGTCGGCTTCTGCTATCTGTCTAACGCTTGGGGCAAGACCGAGACCCCACCGGTGGGCACCGCTAACAACATGCAAGGCGCCATCGCCTTTTGTTTCTTCTCTATATTTGCTTGG GTTGCGTGCGCGTTCTTCGCATTCCAGCGGTTCCGCATGGGCGCGGACGCGGCTTTCGCGCCGGCCTACGAGGTGGAGGGCGCGGGCAGCCCCGGCGCCTTCCCCGCCTACCCCGGCGCGCCCGACCCGCAGCCCGCCTACAGCGACCCGCCCTTCTCGCAGCCCCACACCG GCAATGTGGACTACACCGCTCCCACTTATTAA
- the LOC113394185 gene encoding caskin-1 isoform X5, protein MEPVNNNVGGMSRGGSGAGKTATAKRVPPPAVPGDAFGTPQHRHSGSSFGSQGYASCEEQAYPQPPDTPSHTRDDHSDYGSTVSGVSGVSGASGSLGKSPAGGGTFTFPPPTQPLTHKAAVYYHHQLALSDDQGIDMTQSPGRDSPGSSSGSAGSGSRHSSASLDSGRASGRMPHHHHAACHCGDTVDRVRAMIAQGLPDQDIIHAWLADLQMEEYARLFIEAGYDLPTVTRMTPEDLTAVGIKKPNHRKRLKAELANLNVPDNLPDYIPGSLEEWLRLLRLEEYGPALVAQGYRTVHDVTQLAWEDLEDMGIVRLGHQKKILLAIKRVKDIRAGKRSISSQGSIDFTRISGQKDLYPREHYQPWERHARSYHKPPDLKFDALPTPLCGTDLVPIQIRHPRGKSLESLEDPSERASHTTFSPEAGFYYGGQWRRSYDDGDITPTNDSSYEGGGTLPRPRGLVRPRPVAKIQATPAYRDKSPDYTYDEIAYSARLQRVAYGASPHVARKPPPEPPKRQSSQYAPFTRFGQTTVEIHPEKSLPLSLPAYPSSDSLSVSLDSTGLLPPPPAPSSPPRRYDDDKLRTGSDASFKSSSSTESDSIPFANENAGTIKQNRGQIAGRPHTVDYGRAGIPLANLPRNPDKPNPLPEHKEENKSSEPVDVLNDIGNMLANLTDELDAMLEEEKRQGLADS, encoded by the exons TGGGCGGCATGTCCCGCGGTGGTAGCGGCGCCGGTAAGACGGCGACTGCGAAACGCGTGCCGCCGCCGGCTGTGCCAGGAGACGCGTTCGGCACACCACAGCACAGACACTCTGGATCTAGTTTTGGTTCGCAAGGTTACGCTTCCTGCGAGGAACAGGCGTATCCACAGCCGCCTGATACACCTTCACACACCAGAG ATGATCATTCAGACTATGGCAGCACAGTGTCAGGCGTGTCAGGAGTGTCGGGAGCAAGTGGAAGCTTGGGCAAGAGTCCAGCAGGTGGAGGAACCTTTACCTTCCCACCACCCACACAACCTCTCACACACAAAGCAGCTGTTTACTATCACCACCAGCTAGCGCTAAGCGATGATCAGGGAATAGATATGACACAG AGTCCCGGCCGGGACAGTCCAGGCTCATCGTCAGGATCAGCGGGATCAGGATCTAGGCACTCTTCAGCGTCATTAGACAGCGGGAGAGCATCGGGTCGCATGCCACATCATCACCACGCCGCTTGTCACTGTGGAGACACCGTAGACAGAGTTCGTGCTATGATCGCACAGGGACTACCT GACCAAGATATAATACACGCTTGGCTAGCCGACTTACAAATGGAGGAATACGCTAGACTCTTCATAGAAGCAGGCTACGATCTTCCAACTGTTACAAGAATGACACCTGAAGATCTAACGGCAGTTGGCATCAAGAAACCAAATCATCGCAAGAGATTAAAGGCTGAACTCGCTAATTTAAATGTACCGGACAATTTACCAGACTACATTCCG GGTTCGCTAGAAGAATGGCTTCGTCTGCTCAGGTTGGAAGAATACGGTCCCGCCCTCGTGGCTCAAGGTTACCGAACAGTCCACGACGTTACGCAATTAGCTTGGGAg GATTTAGAGGATATGGGTATAGTTCGCCTCGGTCACCAGAAAAAGATCCTGCTGGCTATAAAAAGAGTGAAGGATATAAGAGCTGGAAAAAGGAGTATAAGTAGCCAGGGATCGATCGACTTCACTCGAATATCGGGACAG AAGGATTTATATCCGAGGGAGCATTACCAGCCCTGGGAGAGACACGCGAGGAGTTACCATAAACCTCCCGATCTAAAGTTTGACGCCCTACCAACGCCCCTATGTGGCACAGACTTGGTCCCCATCCAG ATACGTCATCCGCGTGGTAAATCACTTGAGAGTCTGGAGGACCCTTCAGAGAGAGCATCGCATACCACATTTTCGCCAGAAGCTGGATTTTACTACGGAGGTCAATGGCGGCGTTCCTACGACGACGGAGATATAACTCCAACAAATGACAGCTCCTACGAAGGCGGTGGTACGCTACCTCGTCCTAGAGGGTTAGTAAGACCACGACCGGTAGCGAAAATCCAAGCGACACCGGCGTACAGGGATAAATCTCCAGACTACACGTACGACGAGATCGCGTACTCGGCGAGACTGCAACGCGTCGCGTACGGAGCGAGCCCCCACGTCGCCAGGAAACCACCGCCGGAGCCCCCGAAGAGACAGAGCTCACAGTACGCTCCGTTTACTCGATTCGGGCAGACCACAGTCGAGATACATCCGGAAAAGAGTCTGCCCCTCAGCCTGCCGGCGTACCCGAGCTCGGACTCGCTGAGCGTGTCGCTGGACAGCACGGGGCTGctgccgccgccgcccgcgccctcCTCGCCGCCGCGCCGCTACGACGACGACAAGCTGCGCACGGGCTCCGACGCCAGCTTCAAG TCAAGTTCGAGTACAGAATCGGATAGCATTCCATTCGCAAATGAAAATGCAGGAACTATAAAACAGAATCGGGGCCAGATAGCGGGACGTCCTCACACCGTCGACTACGGCCGGGCGGGGATCCCCCTCGCCAACCTGCCGAGGAATCCGGACAAGCCCAACCCCCTTCCCGAGCACAAGGAAGAGAACAAAAGTTCGGAACCCGTAGACGTCCTCAACGACATCGGCAACATGCTCGCTAACCTCACGGACGAGTTGGACGCTATGTTAGAAGAAGAGAAACGTCAAGGCTTGGCCGATTCCTAA